In one Nocardioides luteus genomic region, the following are encoded:
- a CDS encoding HAD family hydrolase: MTRVAAFFDLDKTIIARSSTLAFSKHFQAGGLITRAAMIRSAYTQFVYVVGGADHDQMEKMRKSLSEMVTGWDVATVKEIVADTLHNVVDPLVYEEAVQLIEQHHAQGHDVIIVSASGTELVEPIGAMLGADHVVATQMEIEDGRYTGEIALYAYREEKARAVQQLAERFGYDLEQSYAYSDSITDTPMLEEVGHAFAVNPDKDLRKVAKERGWDILVFNKPVALRSRVLTPSTPTLAALAVGGAVAIAGGVIWAGTKRRRLGA; this comes from the coding sequence ATGACACGCGTCGCTGCGTTCTTCGATCTCGACAAGACGATCATCGCGAGGTCGAGCACGCTTGCGTTCTCCAAGCACTTCCAGGCCGGCGGCCTGATCACCCGCGCGGCCATGATCCGCTCGGCCTACACGCAGTTCGTCTACGTCGTCGGCGGGGCCGACCACGACCAGATGGAGAAGATGCGCAAGTCGCTCTCCGAGATGGTCACCGGCTGGGACGTGGCGACCGTCAAGGAGATCGTCGCCGACACCCTCCACAACGTGGTCGACCCGCTCGTCTACGAGGAGGCCGTGCAGCTCATCGAGCAGCACCACGCCCAGGGCCACGACGTCATCATCGTCTCCGCCTCCGGCACCGAGCTGGTCGAGCCGATCGGCGCGATGCTCGGCGCCGACCACGTGGTGGCCACCCAGATGGAGATCGAGGACGGCCGCTACACCGGCGAGATCGCGCTCTACGCCTACCGCGAGGAGAAGGCCCGCGCGGTCCAGCAGCTGGCCGAGCGCTTCGGCTACGACCTGGAGCAGTCCTACGCCTACTCCGACTCGATCACCGACACCCCCATGCTGGAGGAGGTCGGTCACGCCTTCGCGGTCAACCCCGACAAGGACCTCCGCAAGGTCGCCAAGGAGCGCGGCTGGGACATCCTGGTCTTCAACAAGCCGGTCGCCCTGCGCAGCCGCGTGCTCACCCCGTCCACACCGACGCTCGCCGCGCTGGCCGTCGGCGGTGCCGTCGCGATCGCCGGCGGCGTCATCTGGGCGGGTACGAAGCGCCGGCGCCTCGGCGCCTGA
- the ssd gene encoding septum site-determining protein Ssd, with the protein MTSEPLVITSDSLLAAEAARLAAASGVTVEECTDAVGALRRWQRPPLVLVGADLLAEVASLRPPRRDGVYVVGWGATGEPLLRAALEVGAETLLELPSAETVVAGLFADVGDGEGGDGLVVGVLAGSGGAGATTYAAALASLGADRGPTLLIDADRLGPGAGRVLGLDEMPGVTWGDLGQTAGRLGARALREAVPHVGSLGLLGWPGGDVVPPRPEVVREVLAAARRGHDLVVVDLPRDPEVGAEALLSGCDLVLVVVRASVTGTASAARLIARLPERDRVRVVVRGRAAEPEAVGRALGLPVIAAMSDQRGLSEAIDLGLGPIRSKRAPLARAAAEVLLRCRVRTGVRAA; encoded by the coding sequence ATGACCTCGGAACCTCTCGTCATCACCTCGGACTCGTTGCTGGCCGCTGAGGCGGCCCGTCTGGCCGCCGCCTCGGGCGTCACCGTCGAGGAGTGCACCGACGCCGTCGGTGCCCTGCGGCGATGGCAACGACCACCGCTGGTCCTCGTCGGCGCCGATCTCCTGGCGGAGGTGGCGTCGTTGCGACCACCCCGAAGAGACGGCGTCTACGTCGTCGGGTGGGGCGCGACCGGCGAGCCGCTGCTCCGGGCCGCGCTGGAGGTCGGCGCCGAGACGCTGCTGGAGCTGCCCTCGGCCGAGACCGTGGTCGCCGGGCTGTTCGCCGATGTCGGCGACGGTGAGGGCGGCGACGGCCTGGTCGTCGGCGTGCTGGCCGGATCGGGCGGCGCCGGGGCGACGACGTACGCCGCGGCCCTGGCCAGCCTGGGAGCCGACCGCGGGCCGACCCTACTGATCGATGCCGACCGGCTCGGGCCCGGCGCCGGACGGGTGCTCGGTCTCGACGAGATGCCCGGGGTGACCTGGGGCGACCTCGGCCAGACCGCCGGTCGGCTGGGGGCTCGGGCGCTGCGCGAGGCGGTGCCGCACGTCGGCTCGCTGGGACTGCTGGGCTGGCCGGGTGGTGATGTGGTCCCGCCGCGGCCGGAGGTGGTGCGTGAGGTCCTCGCCGCCGCTCGGCGGGGCCATGATCTGGTCGTCGTCGACCTGCCGCGGGATCCGGAAGTCGGGGCCGAGGCGCTGCTGAGCGGCTGCGACCTCGTGCTGGTCGTGGTCCGGGCCAGCGTCACCGGCACGGCCTCCGCCGCCCGGCTGATCGCGCGTCTTCCCGAGCGGGACCGGGTGCGGGTCGTCGTGCGCGGCCGGGCGGCCGAACCAGAGGCGGTCGGACGTGCTCTGGGACTTCCGGTGATCGCCGCGATGTCCGACCAGCGCGGGCTCTCGGAGGCGATCGACCTGGGCCTCGGGCCGATCCGCTCCAAGCGGGCGCCGCTCGCCCGCGCGGCTGCCGAGGTGCTTCTGCGCTGCCGGGTCCGCACGGGGGTGAGGGCGGCATGA